A genomic window from Candidatus Denitrolinea symbiosum includes:
- a CDS encoding 23S rRNA (guanosine(2251)-2'-O)-methyltransferase RlmB, whose translation MKEFIYSRNAVYEVLRAGRRDVFEIQIAEGAQEKGRVSEIVELAKRRKVKVTRAPRARLDKIHENHQGVVAEASKYPYSDVIEILERARQKNEPPFVLILDSLQDPQNFGTLLRTAEAVGAHGVVIPLARTVEVTPAVVNASSGASEHLLIAQSNLSQAMDALKDAETWIVGLDQRGVGMEAGSRHLRGALGLVVGSEGEGLHELTRKKCDILMSLPMRGEIESLNAAVAGSVALYLAYLARTG comes from the coding sequence ATGAAAGAATTCATCTATTCCCGCAACGCCGTGTACGAAGTCCTGCGCGCCGGGCGCAGGGACGTTTTTGAAATCCAGATCGCCGAGGGCGCGCAGGAAAAGGGCAGGGTCAGCGAGATCGTCGAACTGGCGAAACGGCGCAAGGTCAAAGTGACGCGGGCGCCGCGCGCCCGGCTGGACAAAATCCACGAGAACCACCAGGGCGTGGTCGCGGAAGCAAGCAAGTATCCCTACTCGGACGTGATCGAGATCCTCGAGCGCGCCCGTCAAAAGAACGAACCGCCCTTCGTGCTGATCCTCGATTCCCTGCAAGACCCGCAAAATTTCGGGACGCTGCTTCGCACCGCGGAGGCGGTGGGCGCGCACGGAGTCGTCATCCCGCTGGCGCGGACGGTGGAGGTGACGCCCGCGGTCGTCAACGCGTCGTCGGGCGCGAGCGAACACCTGCTGATCGCGCAGTCGAATCTCTCGCAGGCGATGGACGCGCTCAAAGACGCGGAAACGTGGATCGTCGGCCTCGACCAGCGCGGGGTCGGGATGGAAGCGGGGTCGCGTCACCTGCGCGGCGCGCTGGGACTTGTCGTCGGCTCGGAGGGCGAGGGTCTGCACGAGCTCACGCGCAAGAAGTGCGACATCCTGATGAGCCTGCCGATGCGCGGCGAAATCGAGTCGTTGAACGCGGCGGTGGCGGGGTCCGTCGCGCTGTATCTGGCATATCTGGCGCGGACGGGATGA
- a CDS encoding cation-efflux pump, protein MTENRSSLTRFAWISIGASLLTLTLKSGAYLLTNSVGFLSDAVESLVNLAAGVMALAMLTVAARPADEDHAYGHSKAEYFSSAVEGILILIAAGGIIVAAVQRFLDPQPLEQLGTGLLVSAAASLVNFAAARVLFAAGKRAHSITLEADAHHLMTDVWTSVGVIAGVGVVAVTHWQPLDPIIAILVGLNIIRTAYQLLRRSVAGLMDASLPEAELKVIEAVMSRYRERGVAFHALRTRQAAARRFVSVHMLAPGAWTLHDAHHIAEDFEGDIRRELADTIVQTHLEPVDDEISMRDVHDR, encoded by the coding sequence ATGACGGAGAATCGTTCCTCTCTGACGCGTTTCGCGTGGATTTCGATCGGCGCCTCGCTCTTGACCCTCACGCTTAAGTCGGGCGCGTATCTGCTGACCAATTCGGTCGGTTTTCTATCGGACGCGGTCGAGTCGCTCGTGAACCTGGCGGCGGGCGTGATGGCGCTGGCGATGTTGACGGTGGCGGCGCGCCCCGCGGACGAAGATCACGCCTACGGCCACAGCAAGGCCGAATATTTTTCGAGCGCCGTCGAGGGGATTCTCATCCTCATCGCGGCCGGCGGGATCATCGTCGCCGCCGTCCAGCGCTTCCTGGATCCGCAGCCGCTCGAACAACTGGGGACCGGCCTGCTCGTTTCGGCGGCCGCCTCGCTGGTCAATTTTGCCGCGGCGCGCGTCCTCTTTGCGGCCGGCAAGCGGGCCCATTCCATCACCCTGGAGGCCGACGCGCATCACCTGATGACGGACGTGTGGACGTCCGTCGGAGTCATCGCGGGGGTGGGCGTGGTGGCCGTGACTCACTGGCAGCCGCTCGACCCGATCATCGCGATCCTCGTCGGGTTGAACATCATCCGGACGGCGTATCAGCTGCTCCGGCGGTCGGTGGCGGGGTTGATGGACGCGTCGCTGCCCGAGGCGGAATTGAAAGTCATCGAAGCGGTCATGTCCAGATACCGCGAGCGCGGCGTGGCTTTTCACGCCCTGCGGACGCGGCAGGCCGCGGCGCGGCGCTTCGTGTCGGTGCATATGCTGGCGCCGGGCGCGTGGACGCTCCACGACGCGCACCACATCGCCGAGGATTTCGAGGGCGACATCCGCCGGGAGCTGGCAGACACCATCGTCCAAACGCATCTCGAGCCGGTGGACGACGAGATCTCGATGCGCGACGTGCACGATCGATGA
- a CDS encoding aminotransferase, translating to MHRMFVPGPVDVADEVLQAQAAPMLPHRSKEFEAIYRRASEKAQQLFLTQYRVFLTASSGTGLQEAAIRNFVDKKVLSCVNGAFAERWHEVAASNGKETEKLAFEWDQPVAPERVAEAVQRGGFEAVTVVHNETSTGLVNPVREIAAAVRSVAPETLILVDAVSSLSGAKIEMDAWGLDMVLTSSQKCLALPPGLALGAVSDRAMEKAAKVQNKGWYFDLVRMEKHRVKDSSPATPAMSLIYALDKQLDRILAEGLEARFARHSAMAKRVQDWAEAHDLNMYAPAGFRSQTVTTIKNERGWEVSALNKFLLERGMRIANGYGALKNITFRIAHMGETQMADIEALLQAMEEYLKQG from the coding sequence ATGCACCGCATGTTCGTCCCTGGTCCTGTTGATGTCGCCGATGAGGTTTTGCAGGCGCAGGCCGCGCCGATGCTGCCGCACCGCAGCAAGGAATTCGAAGCCATCTACCGCCGCGCCAGCGAGAAGGCGCAGCAGTTGTTCCTCACGCAATACCGCGTCTTTCTCACCGCCTCCTCCGGGACGGGACTTCAGGAAGCCGCCATCCGCAATTTTGTGGATAAGAAGGTTCTCTCCTGCGTCAACGGCGCGTTCGCAGAGCGCTGGCACGAGGTGGCGGCGTCGAACGGCAAGGAGACGGAGAAACTGGCCTTCGAATGGGACCAGCCGGTCGCCCCGGAGCGCGTGGCGGAGGCCGTCCAACGCGGCGGATTCGAGGCCGTGACGGTCGTCCACAACGAGACTTCGACCGGGCTGGTGAATCCCGTCCGGGAGATCGCGGCGGCCGTCCGCTCCGTTGCGCCCGAGACGCTCATCCTTGTGGACGCGGTCTCCTCGCTCAGCGGCGCGAAGATCGAGATGGACGCCTGGGGTCTCGACATGGTGTTGACCTCCTCGCAGAAATGTCTCGCGCTCCCGCCGGGGCTGGCGCTCGGCGCGGTCTCGGACCGGGCGATGGAAAAAGCCGCGAAGGTGCAAAACAAAGGCTGGTACTTCGACCTCGTCCGCATGGAAAAGCACCGCGTGAAAGATTCGTCGCCGGCCACGCCGGCCATGTCGCTCATCTACGCGCTCGACAAACAGCTCGACCGCATCCTCGCCGAAGGGTTGGAGGCGCGCTTTGCCCGTCACTCCGCGATGGCGAAGCGCGTCCAGGATTGGGCCGAGGCGCACGACCTGAACATGTACGCGCCGGCGGGCTTCCGCTCGCAGACCGTCACCACCATCAAGAACGAACGCGGCTGGGAAGTGTCGGCGCTCAACAAGTTCCTGCTCGAACGCGGGATGCGCATCGCGAACGGCTACGGCGCGCTGAAAAATATCACCTTCCGCATCGCGCACATGGGCGAGACCCAAATGGCGGATATCGAAGCGCTGCTGCAAGCGATGGAAGAGTATTTGAAGCAGGGGTGA
- a CDS encoding aminoglycoside/hydroxyurea antibiotic resistance kinase, whose amino-acid sequence MTLPASSSLKENLAAAFGRAAAEEWIASLPRLLAGAAARWDLRLGAPVDGLSYNYVCSARRPAADGRESEVILKIGIPNRELASEIECLKAWGRMADCPAVRLLESDAANGLLLLERLCPGQTLAAVADDDRATSLAADVMPRLWVPASQMDGRFPNSRPFILLKDWFAELQNLRARFGGKSGPFPARLVETAEALIRDLFAEEEEWLIHGDYHHYNILSHGDEWRVIDPKGVVGAREYEAAPFMLNPAYRPRPDIRRETLRRLDIFSERGGLDRRRLWAWTVAHSLLSAWWDLQEDGTGGEFAIACGETFLELR is encoded by the coding sequence ATGACCCTGCCCGCCTCATCCAGCCTTAAAGAAAACCTGGCCGCCGCCTTTGGACGCGCCGCCGCCGAGGAGTGGATCGCCAGCCTGCCGCGCCTTCTGGCTGGGGCCGCCGCGCGCTGGGACCTCCGGCTGGGCGCGCCCGTGGACGGGCTCTCCTACAATTACGTCTGTTCCGCCCGCCGACCCGCCGCGGACGGCCGCGAAAGCGAAGTCATCCTGAAGATCGGCATCCCCAACCGCGAACTCGCCAGCGAGATCGAATGTCTCAAAGCCTGGGGCAGAATGGCCGACTGCCCGGCAGTCCGCCTCCTCGAGTCCGACGCCGCCAACGGCCTGCTCCTGCTCGAACGTCTCTGCCCCGGCCAGACCCTCGCCGCCGTCGCCGACGACGACCGCGCGACCAGCCTGGCCGCAGACGTGATGCCGCGCCTGTGGGTCCCCGCCTCGCAAATGGACGGGCGCTTTCCAAACAGCCGTCCGTTCATTTTGCTGAAAGACTGGTTCGCCGAGCTGCAAAACCTGCGGGCGCGCTTTGGCGGGAAGAGCGGCCCCTTCCCCGCGCGCCTCGTCGAAACCGCCGAGGCGCTCATCCGCGACCTGTTCGCCGAAGAGGAAGAGTGGCTGATCCACGGCGACTATCATCATTACAACATCCTTTCGCACGGGGACGAGTGGCGCGTGATCGACCCGAAGGGCGTCGTCGGGGCGCGCGAGTACGAAGCCGCGCCGTTCATGCTCAATCCCGCCTACCGGCCGCGCCCAGACATCAGGCGCGAGACCCTCCGCCGCCTCGACATCTTCTCCGAGCGCGGCGGCCTCGACCGTCGGCGGCTCTGGGCCTGGACGGTGGCGCATTCGCTCCTCTCCGCCTGGTGGGATTTGCAGGAGGACGGCACAGGCGGCGAATTCGCCATCGCGTGCGGCGAGACGTTTTTGGAACTGCGTTGA
- a CDS encoding type I phosphodiesterase / nucleotide pyrophosphatase has protein sequence MILDSRFVKPRYDSGGFAGTPKRVRGHFASGKYDAVILFFVDGLGWRFIERFQDAPFIKRLTRDGTLEKLTSQFPSTTAAHVTAIHTGLPVGESGVHEWFYYEPLLDRVIAPLLFSFAGDKERDTLKSLVDSKKLYPNKTIYQALKKFGVDSHTFGIRDYTPSTYSNVVMDGATLDGFKTLSEALVNLGLLLEKQTRPVYVHLYFDKIDGLCHEYGPAAPQTEAEIETFLLIMEHYFTRIFAGKKRVLFMMTADHGASEVDPRTTVFLNTDARFAGVERFFKTNRSGELLVPAGSARDMFLYVKDDLLDEAEEFLRSRLEGKADVVKVSELMEGGYFGPVISPEFRARVGNLVILPYRGESVWWYVQDKFEMKYYGHHGGLTPQEMEIPLFTCEV, from the coding sequence ATGATTCTCGACAGCCGCTTTGTCAAGCCGCGCTACGACTCAGGCGGGTTCGCGGGAACCCCGAAACGCGTCCGCGGCCATTTCGCCTCGGGGAAGTACGACGCGGTGATCCTATTCTTCGTGGACGGACTCGGCTGGCGCTTCATCGAGCGCTTCCAGGACGCGCCGTTCATCAAACGTCTCACCCGCGACGGGACTCTGGAAAAACTGACCTCGCAGTTCCCGTCCACCACCGCCGCGCACGTGACCGCCATCCATACGGGACTGCCCGTCGGCGAGAGCGGCGTCCACGAGTGGTTCTACTACGAACCCCTGCTGGACCGCGTCATCGCGCCGCTGTTGTTCTCCTTCGCGGGCGACAAGGAGCGCGACACGCTCAAGTCACTGGTGGATTCGAAGAAACTTTATCCCAACAAAACCATCTACCAGGCGTTGAAAAAATTCGGCGTGGATTCGCACACCTTCGGGATCCGCGATTACACGCCCTCCACGTATTCCAATGTGGTCATGGACGGCGCGACGCTGGACGGATTCAAGACGCTGTCCGAAGCGCTCGTCAACCTGGGGCTGCTGTTGGAGAAACAGACCCGCCCCGTTTACGTTCATCTCTACTTCGATAAGATTGATGGCTTGTGCCACGAATACGGTCCCGCCGCCCCGCAGACCGAAGCCGAGATCGAGACCTTCCTGCTCATCATGGAGCATTACTTCACGCGCATCTTCGCGGGGAAAAAGCGCGTCCTGTTCATGATGACCGCCGATCACGGCGCCTCGGAAGTGGACCCGCGGACAACGGTCTTCCTCAACACGGACGCGCGTTTCGCGGGCGTCGAGCGCTTCTTCAAGACGAACCGCAGCGGCGAACTGCTCGTCCCTGCCGGCTCCGCGCGGGACATGTTCCTCTACGTCAAAGACGACCTGCTCGACGAGGCCGAAGAATTCCTGCGCAGCCGCCTGGAAGGAAAGGCGGATGTCGTCAAAGTGAGCGAACTGATGGAGGGCGGATATTTCGGCCCGGTCATTTCCCCCGAATTCCGCGCCCGCGTCGGCAACCTGGTCATCCTTCCATATCGGGGCGAATCCGTCTGGTGGTACGTCCAGGACAAATTCGAGATGAAATATTACGGTCATCACGGCGGGCTGACCCCGCAGGAAATGGAAATCCCCCTCTTCACGTGCGAAGTTTAA
- a CDS encoding beta-glucosidase/6-phospho-beta-glucosidase/ beta-galactosidase: MTAYHFPKGFLWGTATAAHQVEGNNTNNQWWKWEQEGRCNGASGLACDWWGGRWREDFDRAAEGGQNAHRFSVEWSRIQPAPDRWDEDALEKYRAMLRGLKERGMTPLVTLHHFTDPLWVEERGGWENEETAALFAKFVRKTVEALKEYCTLWVTINEPNVYALSGYVDGAFPPGVNDLKRAIQVEANMLRGHAAAYRVIHEVQREARVGYALHYRPMVAKSRSPLDQWMRNIRYSGINMAFPSGIGAGVLKSPVGNVSIPEAKGTQDFFGLNYYSQDTISFSLRNRKELFTHTGYPEGADFSENKFIANLPDGFFDSLKWAARTYPNLPILVTENGVEDSKDAMRPRYLAQHIHAMWRAVNFNWPVKGYFHWSLVDNYEWERGWTQRFGLWALDPETQKRTKRPSADLYAAICRENGLSSEMVTQYCPEVFDKLFPS, from the coding sequence ATGACTGCGTATCATTTTCCGAAAGGGTTTTTGTGGGGGACGGCGACGGCCGCGCACCAGGTGGAGGGGAACAACACGAACAACCAATGGTGGAAGTGGGAGCAGGAGGGACGCTGCAACGGCGCGTCCGGGCTCGCCTGCGATTGGTGGGGCGGACGCTGGCGCGAGGACTTCGACCGCGCCGCGGAGGGCGGGCAGAACGCGCACCGTTTCTCGGTGGAGTGGAGCCGCATCCAGCCCGCGCCCGACAGGTGGGACGAGGACGCGTTGGAAAAATACCGCGCCATGCTGCGCGGGTTGAAAGAGCGCGGCATGACTCCGCTGGTGACGCTGCATCATTTCACCGATCCGCTTTGGGTGGAGGAACGCGGCGGATGGGAGAACGAGGAGACCGCCGCGTTGTTCGCGAAGTTCGTCCGCAAGACGGTGGAGGCGCTGAAGGAGTATTGTACGCTGTGGGTGACGATCAACGAGCCGAACGTCTACGCGTTGAGCGGATACGTTGACGGCGCGTTCCCGCCCGGCGTCAACGACTTGAAGCGCGCCATCCAGGTGGAGGCGAACATGCTGCGCGGGCATGCCGCCGCGTACCGCGTCATCCACGAGGTACAGCGCGAGGCGCGCGTGGGATACGCGCTGCATTACCGTCCGATGGTCGCGAAGTCGCGGTCGCCGCTGGACCAATGGATGCGGAACATCCGCTATTCGGGGATCAACATGGCATTCCCGTCGGGGATCGGCGCGGGCGTGTTGAAGTCGCCGGTCGGCAATGTGTCCATCCCTGAGGCGAAGGGGACGCAGGATTTCTTCGGCCTTAATTATTACTCGCAGGACACCATCTCGTTCAGCCTGCGGAATCGCAAGGAACTCTTCACGCATACGGGCTATCCCGAAGGCGCCGACTTCAGCGAGAATAAATTTATCGCCAATCTCCCGGACGGTTTTTTCGACTCGCTGAAATGGGCGGCGCGGACGTATCCCAACCTGCCGATCCTCGTCACCGAAAATGGCGTGGAAGATTCCAAAGACGCGATGCGCCCGCGCTACCTGGCCCAGCACATCCACGCCATGTGGCGCGCCGTCAACTTTAACTGGCCGGTCAAGGGATATTTCCACTGGTCGCTGGTGGACAACTACGAATGGGAGCGCGGCTGGACTCAACGCTTCGGACTGTGGGCGCTCGATCCTGAGACGCAGAAGCGGACCAAACGCCCCAGCGCGGACCTCTACGCGGCGATCTGTCGCGAGAACGGACTCTCGTCCGAGATGGTGACGCAGTATTGTCCCGAGGTATTCGACAAACTATTTCCGTCGTGA
- a CDS encoding mechanosensitive ion channel protein MscL: protein MLKEFKEFIMRGNVLDLAVAVIIGGAFGKIVASLVNDVIMPFIGILMGGISFTSLEAKVGTAVIQYGVFIQSIVDFLLVAFVVFLIVKAANSLRKPAPAAEPTTKECPRCFSTIHLKATRCPNCTSEL, encoded by the coding sequence ATGCTCAAAGAGTTCAAGGAATTTATCATGCGCGGCAACGTGCTGGACCTGGCCGTGGCGGTCATCATCGGCGGCGCGTTCGGGAAGATCGTCGCCTCGCTGGTCAATGACGTGATCATGCCGTTCATCGGCATCCTGATGGGCGGGATCAGTTTCACCAGTCTCGAAGCGAAGGTGGGGACGGCCGTGATCCAGTATGGCGTGTTCATCCAATCCATCGTGGATTTTCTCCTCGTGGCGTTTGTGGTGTTCCTCATCGTCAAGGCCGCCAACTCGCTGAGGAAGCCCGCGCCTGCCGCCGAGCCGACCACCAAGGAATGTCCGCGCTGCTTCTCGACCATCCACCTCAAAGCCACGCGCTGCCCGAACTGCACTTCGGAACTCTAA
- a CDS encoding NADH dehydrogenase (ubiquinone) 1 alpha subcomplex, subunit 9 produces MFLITGGTGFVGRALLRHMFEAGLPLRVLVRPSPRTPRLPTGVPLEAAVASLGDPRGLRAALGGVDSLIHLASAESYGNRGDLFATDIEGTRNLAEAAADAGVKRFLYVSHLGADRMSAFAVQKAKGIAEEHIRRSGVPYTILRSSIVFGPEDRFTVPLTRLLRAAPGLFPLPGGGRAVIQPLWIEDLVTCILWAFENPEMENQTYEIGGSEYFSLRQAVETLMEVNQRRRIVVPLSMPIMRALLILLDAMFPAFPFSSYTLDYFSLNRTCPVDNLTRVFGLMPARFTYRLEYLRRVPWTQRLSRWTSAQSKKYAEKLRERFPSLRPPE; encoded by the coding sequence ATGTTCCTCATCACGGGCGGGACGGGATTCGTCGGACGCGCCCTGCTTCGACACATGTTCGAGGCGGGACTCCCCCTGCGCGTCCTCGTCCGCCCCTCGCCGCGCACCCCGCGACTCCCGACCGGCGTCCCGCTCGAGGCGGCGGTCGCCAGCCTCGGCGATCCGCGCGGACTGCGCGCCGCCCTCGGCGGCGTGGACAGCCTCATCCACCTCGCCAGCGCCGAGAGCTACGGCAACCGCGGCGACCTGTTCGCCACTGACATCGAAGGCACGCGCAACCTGGCCGAGGCCGCCGCCGACGCGGGCGTGAAACGCTTCCTCTACGTCAGCCATCTCGGCGCGGACCGCATGTCGGCATTCGCGGTCCAAAAGGCCAAAGGCATCGCCGAGGAACACATCCGCCGCTCCGGCGTCCCGTATACGATCCTGCGGTCGTCCATCGTCTTCGGGCCGGAAGACCGCTTCACGGTCCCGTTGACGCGGCTCCTGCGCGCCGCGCCCGGCCTGTTCCCCCTCCCCGGCGGCGGACGCGCGGTCATCCAGCCGCTGTGGATCGAGGACCTCGTCACCTGCATCCTGTGGGCGTTCGAAAATCCCGAAATGGAAAACCAGACTTACGAGATCGGCGGGAGCGAATATTTTTCCCTCCGCCAGGCGGTGGAGACGCTCATGGAGGTCAACCAGCGCCGGCGGATCGTCGTCCCGCTTTCGATGCCCATCATGCGCGCGCTGCTCATCCTGCTCGACGCCATGTTTCCCGCCTTCCCGTTTTCGTCCTACACGCTGGATTACTTTTCCCTCAATCGCACCTGCCCCGTGGACAACCTGACGCGCGTCTTCGGCTTGATGCCCGCCCGCTTCACCTACCGACTCGAATACCTGCGCCGCGTCCCGTGGACACAGCGTCTCTCGCGCTGGACTTCCGCACAGTCCAAAAAATACGCCGAGAAACTGCGCGAACGCTTCCCCTCGCTGCGACCGCCGGAGTAG
- a CDS encoding ABC transporter ATP-binding protein, translated as MTTASLPAEFTLVRKYTVNRASPARWIVSHSLRYWPILLLLIVGAYGNGALAGVVPRYVGQAFDDMLASPPNLKALLPLAFAIGISQIVRGVLQFGRNFGAELMAQKIERDIRDELYLSLLGKSMTFHNLQPVGDTMARATNDVREVNFMFSPGLNLVIGSFFFIIVPLYASPAIHPALLLVPVLFTVGYFIALANYLRTLSPVTDDVRATFGKMNTHLSEALDGVETMKGAAQEEAEIDRFVSNAKRVRAAFVRQGDLEARFLPMLLLGITYAAGLFHALLLYRDGAITVGHVVAYFGLLRLLDFPTFASIFAYSQISLGLSGARRILDLINRETDLDQNAAGFHSKMRGDVEFSGVCFEYNEGEKILEDIAFKVRAGQTVAVVGQTGAGKTSLVKLINRTYDAPCGHVRVDGVDVREWNLAALRQQISIIEQDIFLFSRSIADNIAFGKPGATREEIEAAAKAAQAHEFILTFEQGYDTVIGERGATLSGGQRQRLALARAFLTDPRILILDDSTSAIDSATEDKIQRAISAASRGRTTFIITHRLSQIRWADLIVVLRKGRVAAIGSHEELMKSSEAYSRIFRE; from the coding sequence ATGACCACCGCATCCCTGCCCGCAGAATTCACCCTCGTCCGCAAATACACCGTAAACCGCGCCAGCCCGGCGCGCTGGATCGTTTCCCATTCGCTCCGCTACTGGCCGATCCTCCTGCTCCTCATCGTCGGCGCGTACGGCAACGGCGCGTTGGCGGGCGTCGTCCCGCGCTACGTCGGTCAGGCCTTCGACGACATGCTGGCCTCGCCGCCCAACCTGAAGGCGCTCCTGCCGCTGGCGTTCGCCATCGGGATCTCCCAGATCGTCCGCGGCGTGCTGCAATTTGGACGCAACTTCGGCGCGGAACTGATGGCGCAGAAGATCGAGCGCGACATCCGCGACGAACTATACCTGTCCCTGCTCGGCAAGAGCATGACCTTCCACAACCTCCAGCCCGTGGGCGACACCATGGCGCGCGCCACCAACGACGTGCGCGAGGTCAACTTCATGTTCAGCCCGGGCCTGAACCTCGTCATCGGGTCGTTCTTCTTCATCATCGTCCCGCTCTACGCCAGCCCGGCCATCCACCCGGCCCTCCTGCTGGTCCCCGTCCTCTTCACCGTCGGCTACTTCATCGCGCTCGCCAATTACCTGCGGACGCTCTCCCCCGTCACCGACGACGTGCGCGCCACCTTCGGAAAAATGAACACGCATCTCTCCGAAGCCCTCGACGGCGTGGAAACGATGAAAGGCGCCGCGCAGGAAGAGGCCGAGATAGACCGCTTCGTCTCCAACGCCAAACGCGTGCGCGCCGCCTTCGTCCGCCAGGGAGACCTGGAAGCGCGCTTCCTGCCCATGCTCCTGCTCGGGATCACCTACGCCGCCGGCCTCTTCCACGCCCTCCTGCTCTACCGCGACGGCGCGATCACCGTCGGCCACGTGGTGGCCTACTTTGGCCTGCTCCGCCTGCTGGACTTCCCCACCTTCGCCTCGATCTTCGCCTACAGCCAGATCTCGCTCGGACTTTCGGGCGCGCGCCGCATCCTCGACCTCATCAACCGCGAGACCGACCTCGACCAGAACGCGGCCGGCTTCCACAGCAAAATGCGCGGCGACGTGGAATTCAGCGGCGTCTGTTTCGAATACAACGAAGGCGAGAAGATTCTCGAAGACATCGCCTTCAAAGTCAGGGCCGGTCAAACCGTGGCCGTCGTCGGGCAGACCGGCGCGGGGAAGACCAGCCTCGTCAAACTCATCAACCGCACTTACGACGCGCCCTGCGGCCACGTGCGGGTGGACGGCGTGGACGTCCGCGAGTGGAACCTGGCCGCCCTGCGGCAGCAGATCTCCATCATCGAGCAGGATATCTTCCTCTTCTCGCGCTCCATCGCGGATAATATCGCCTTCGGGAAACCCGGCGCGACGCGTGAAGAAATCGAAGCCGCGGCAAAAGCGGCACAGGCGCACGAGTTCATCCTTACCTTCGAGCAGGGATACGACACCGTCATCGGCGAGCGCGGCGCGACCCTGTCCGGCGGGCAGCGTCAACGTCTGGCCCTCGCCCGCGCCTTCCTCACCGACCCGCGCATCCTCATCCTCGACGATTCCACCTCCGCCATAGACAGCGCCACCGAAGACAAGATCCAGCGCGCCATCTCCGCCGCCTCGCGCGGACGCACCACCTTCATCATCACGCACCGCCTCTCCCAGATCCGCTGGGCCGACCTGATCGTCGTCCTCCGCAAGGGACGCGTGGCCGCCATCGGCAGCCACGAAGAGTTGATGAAATCGTCCGAGGCGTATTCGAGGATTTTTCGGGAATAG
- a CDS encoding oxidoreductase, which produces MKIAVIGAGFGGLAAAYDLRNAGHEVTVFESADFVGGLASGFKEPNWDWSVEKFYHHWFQSDASMLGLIRELGWESQVRFPRPLTVMYHAGKFYPFDSILKALLFPGLGFGLDKVRFGFVGLYLRLTNNWRALEKVTADAWMNKWAGRRVYEQMWKPLLIGKFGPFYRDVNMAWMWARIKARTTRLGTFEGGFQKFADLFADRLRASGVEIRLGTAVRSIKRNADGGLALEAGGVESFDRVLVTASPQLLAKMCPDLPQEYLKGLLELKSMGAVVMALSLKEQLSKDGYYWFNLPKEEGFPFLALVEHTNYIPPEKFGGDHIVYAGDYLEQGHEYFSLSEAELLERFLPAFQRINPAFTRDWVKKVWLFKTNYAQPVPLLNHSKNIPAIATPIDGLYFASMSQVYPWDRGTNFAVEIGRRAAKMMLETK; this is translated from the coding sequence ATGAAAATTGCCGTTATCGGCGCGGGGTTTGGCGGACTGGCCGCCGCCTACGACCTGCGCAACGCGGGACATGAAGTGACCGTCTTCGAGTCGGCGGATTTCGTCGGCGGGCTTGCCAGCGGATTCAAAGAGCCGAATTGGGACTGGTCGGTCGAAAAGTTCTACCACCACTGGTTTCAGAGCGACGCTTCGATGCTCGGCCTCATCCGTGAACTGGGCTGGGAGAGTCAGGTCCGCTTCCCGCGCCCGTTGACGGTGATGTATCACGCGGGGAAGTTCTACCCGTTCGATTCGATTCTCAAAGCGCTGCTCTTCCCCGGACTCGGATTCGGCCTCGACAAAGTCCGCTTCGGATTCGTCGGCCTGTACCTGCGCCTCACCAACAACTGGCGCGCGCTGGAGAAGGTCACCGCGGACGCGTGGATGAACAAATGGGCGGGGAGGCGCGTCTACGAGCAGATGTGGAAGCCGCTGCTGATCGGCAAGTTCGGGCCGTTCTATCGCGACGTCAACATGGCGTGGATGTGGGCGCGCATCAAAGCGCGGACGACGCGCCTCGGCACGTTCGAGGGCGGATTCCAGAAATTCGCAGATCTCTTTGCCGACAGGCTGCGCGCCTCGGGGGTGGAGATCCGGCTGGGGACGGCTGTCAGGTCCATTAAGCGGAACGCGGACGGAGGTCTCGCGCTCGAGGCGGGGGGAGTCGAATCGTTCGACCGAGTCCTCGTCACCGCGTCCCCGCAATTGCTGGCGAAGATGTGTCCCGATCTGCCGCAGGAATATCTCAAAGGCTTGCTCGAGTTGAAATCCATGGGCGCGGTGGTGATGGCGCTGTCGCTGAAAGAGCAGTTGTCGAAGGACGGCTATTATTGGTTCAACCTGCCGAAAGAGGAGGGCTTCCCGTTTTTGGCGCTGGTGGAGCATACGAACTACATCCCGCCCGAAAAATTCGGCGGCGATCACATCGTGTACGCGGGCGATTATCTCGAACAGGGACACGAGTATTTTTCGTTGAGCGAGGCGGAACTGCTCGAGCGCTTCCTGCCCGCTTTCCAGCGGATCAACCCCGCCTTCACGCGGGACTGGGTGAAGAAGGTCTGGCTGTTCAAGACGAACTACGCCCAGCCCGTGCCGCTGTTGAACCACTCGAAAAATATCCCCGCCATCGCGACGCCGATTGACGGCCTGTACTTCGCCTCAATGAGCCAGGTCTATCCGTGGGACCGCGGGACGAACTTCGCGGTGGAGATCGGACGCCGCGCCGCGAAGATGATGCTGGAGACAAAATGA